A genomic stretch from Acetobacter ascendens includes:
- the rsmA gene encoding 16S rRNA (adenine(1518)-N(6)/adenine(1519)-N(6))-dimethyltransferase RsmA — translation MSAPLESLRDVIHRHGLDARKALGQHFLLDPGVTERIVTLAGNLKGRHVVEVGPGPGGLTRALLNGPAESVTAIELDSRAVLVIQELAGFYLNRLKVVEADALKCDLTELCPAPRQIIANLPYNVATPLLIGWLRQGNAWERLTLMFQWEVAERICAAPNSQHYGRLAVLAQWCAECAIVMKLPPGAFSPPPAVWSAVASITPHAQQPEPALFKAMERVTAAAFGQRRKMLRGALKGLNGDKLLAAAEIDGTRRAETLDIAEFDRLARAHFALSAQ, via the coding sequence CTGTCTGCCCCACTGGAAAGCCTGCGCGATGTTATCCATCGGCACGGGCTGGATGCACGCAAAGCCCTCGGCCAACACTTTCTGCTTGATCCGGGTGTTACAGAACGCATTGTAACACTGGCAGGCAACCTGAAAGGCCGCCACGTTGTAGAAGTTGGCCCCGGCCCCGGCGGCCTGACACGTGCTTTACTGAACGGCCCGGCTGAATCCGTAACGGCGATAGAGCTTGATAGCCGCGCAGTGCTGGTTATTCAGGAACTGGCAGGCTTTTACCTCAACCGCCTCAAGGTGGTGGAAGCGGATGCGCTCAAATGTGACCTTACAGAACTGTGCCCTGCACCACGGCAGATTATTGCCAATCTGCCCTACAATGTAGCCACTCCGTTGCTTATTGGCTGGCTACGGCAAGGTAATGCGTGGGAACGGCTGACACTCATGTTCCAGTGGGAAGTGGCAGAACGCATTTGCGCCGCCCCCAACAGCCAACATTACGGACGCTTGGCCGTGCTGGCCCAATGGTGTGCAGAATGTGCAATTGTTATGAAACTGCCACCGGGTGCGTTTTCACCACCCCCAGCTGTATGGTCTGCCGTTGCCAGCATTACGCCTCATGCTCAGCAACCAGAGCCTGCTCTTTTTAAAGCCATGGAACGTGTAACGGCAGCAGCCTTTGGGCAGCGGCGCAAAATGCTGCGCGGGGCCTTAAAAGGCCTGAACGGTGATAAGCTTTTGGCAGCGGCAGAAATAGATGGCACCCGCCGCGCGGAAACTCTGGATATTGCAGAGTTTGACCGCTTGGCACGTGCGCATTTTGCCCTATCGGCGCAATAA
- a CDS encoding SAM-dependent methyltransferase, giving the protein MKQVLDRILQHFIADGQLQVRWPDGSTSLYKGRNPGPSAGVVLHNQAVVRAMVMNPGLGFGEAYMESHLDPLDCTLYNLLDVLMLNAMRPGGHVAERLASALRYARRGWIQFNTIKRAQQNVAHHYDLDNRLYSLFLDKDWQYSCAYFRHGTETLDEAQEAKKHHIAAKLLLDRPGLEVLDIGCGWGGMALTLAKDYGAIVTGITLSREQLAFARQRAKDEGLEGRVRFELLDYRNLHRRFDRIVSVGMFEHVGVGHYRQFFDVIKNALVDDGVALVHSIGRSDGPGATNPWVNKYIFPGGYSPALSEVFAAVEPTGLWVTDCEILRLHYAKTIAIWRERFAAKRAEAVALYDERFARMFEFYLNAAELAFRVQGHMNFQLQLSRSISAVPFTRDYIATAEKE; this is encoded by the coding sequence ATGAAGCAAGTTCTTGATCGCATTCTGCAACATTTTATCGCAGATGGTCAGTTGCAGGTGCGCTGGCCGGATGGAAGCACAAGCCTCTATAAAGGCCGCAATCCCGGCCCTTCAGCAGGCGTAGTATTGCATAATCAGGCTGTCGTGCGGGCTATGGTGATGAACCCGGGGTTGGGTTTTGGTGAAGCCTATATGGAATCTCACCTCGATCCGCTGGATTGTACATTATACAATCTGCTGGATGTGCTAATGCTTAATGCCATGCGGCCCGGTGGCCATGTGGCAGAACGTCTGGCATCGGCCCTGCGGTATGCGCGTCGTGGGTGGATACAATTTAACACCATCAAGCGTGCGCAGCAGAATGTGGCGCATCATTATGATTTGGATAATCGCCTGTATTCTTTATTTTTGGATAAAGACTGGCAATATTCCTGCGCTTATTTCCGGCATGGCACAGAAACGCTGGATGAGGCGCAAGAGGCCAAAAAGCACCATATTGCCGCCAAGCTGCTGTTAGACCGGCCGGGTTTGGAAGTGCTGGATATTGGGTGCGGTTGGGGTGGTATGGCCCTTACGTTGGCCAAGGATTACGGCGCTATTGTTACCGGCATTACCCTATCTCGGGAGCAATTGGCTTTTGCACGCCAGCGCGCCAAAGATGAAGGGCTGGAAGGGCGCGTACGCTTTGAGCTGCTGGATTACCGCAACCTGCACCGGCGATTTGACCGCATTGTCTCGGTAGGCATGTTTGAGCATGTGGGCGTTGGGCATTATCGCCAGTTCTTTGATGTTATCAAAAACGCATTGGTGGATGATGGCGTGGCCCTTGTGCATTCTATTGGCCGTAGTGATGGGCCGGGCGCAACAAACCCGTGGGTGAACAAATACATTTTCCCCGGCGGGTATTCTCCGGCGTTAAGCGAGGTTTTTGCTGCGGTTGAGCCTACTGGCCTGTGGGTGACGGATTGTGAAATCCTGCGTTTGCATTATGCAAAAACAATTGCCATTTGGCGTGAGCGTTTTGCGGCCAAGCGTGCAGAAGCTGTTGCGCTGTATGATGAGCGCTTTGCCCGGATGTTTGAGTTTTATCTTAACGCCGCTGAACTGGCTTTCCGTGTGCAAGGGCACATGAACTTCCAGCTCCAGCTTTCACGCTCTATTTCTGCCGTGCCGTTTACGCGGGATTATATCGCCACAGCAGAAAAAGAATAA